Part of the Lysobacter enzymogenes genome is shown below.
GCCGATCCAGCCGCGGTACATGCCTTCGGTGTTGAACGGCAGCGCGAACTCGCCGTTCGCGCCGAGCACGATCGCGCCGCCGTCGCCGCCGGCGGCGGGGATGTCGCGGTCGATCACGCCCTCGGCGGCTTCGCGCACGCTCTGGCCGGCGTAGCGCATGCGCGCGCAGATCTCGTGCGCGGCCACGGCGCGGATGTAGTACTCGCCCCAGCCGGTGCCCGACACCGCGCAGCGCGCGTCGGCATAGGTGCCGGCGCCGATGATCGGCGAATCGCCGACCCGGCCGTAACGTTTGTTGGTCATGCCGCCGGTGGAGGTGCCCGCGGCGAGGCGGCCCTGGGCGTCGAGCGCGACCGCGCCGACGGTGCCGAAGTGCTTCGCGGTTTCGATATCGGCGTGGGCCTGCCCCGAGGCTTCTTCCTTGAGCGCCTTCTGCAACTGCTGCCAGCGCTTTTCGGTGCGGAAGTACGACGGATCGACCAGGGTCACGCCGGCTTCCTTGGCGAAGACTTCCGCGCCGTCGCCGACCAGCATCACGTGCTTGGACTTCTCCATCACCGCGCGCGCCAAGGCGATCGGATTCTTGACCCGGTGCACGCCGGCGACCGCGCCGGCGCGGCCGCTGGCGCCGTCCATCAGCGCCGAATCGAGTTCGTTCCTGCCGTCGTGGGTGAACACCGCGCCGCGACCGGCGTTGAACATCGGCGCGTCTTCCAGCACCACGATCGCGGCGCCGACCGCATCCAGCGCCGGCTTGCCCGCGGCCAGCGCGGCGTGGCCGGCGCGCAGCGCGCTTTCCAGCGCCGCGCGCGCGTCCTTCTGGTCTTTTTCGGTCAGGCCGGCGCGCTCGACGCCGGCGCCGCCGTGGATCACCAGCACGGGTTTGGGCGCGGCGGGCTTGGCCGCGTCGGCGGCCCATGCGGCAGGCGCGAGCGCCATCGATCCGAGCAAAGCGGCGCAGCAGGCGCCATGCAGTTCCAGGTGCAGCTTACGGCGCAACGAGTTGCTCATCATCGGCTCCATAGGACAAGTTCGGCAGCCGCAGGGCGTCGCGCGCGGCGTCGCCGTCGGCGGGACCCTCGCGCAGGATCAGCTGCCCGGACTCGACATCATAAAGCTCGACGAACGCCGGCCGCTCGACTTTGAAGTCGCGCATGCGCAGCGCGCTGCCCTCGCCGATGCCGATCACCGGCACCGCGCGCTGGCTCAGCGGCTCGCCTTCGGCGAAGGTCGCCGGCTGGCGCGGCTTGACCAGCCAGACCTTGCCGCCGTTGCCGCTGAACACGCTGCCTTCGCCGTGCGCGTCGATGCACAGCGCGGTGTATTCGTCGACGCCGAGGCCGACCAGGTCGCGGCGGCCGTGTTCGTTGGACAGCCGCGCCAGGAACGCGATCAGCCGCCCCAGGCGCTGGCGCTTGCCGAAGTGGCTGTCGGTGATGACGTTGTGCAGATACGGCAGGTGCAGGAAATCGTCGACCATGGTCAGCTTGGGCCCGGCCGGATCCTCGAGCGCGGTTTGCGAGACCACGCTGCCGCCGTCCATGGCGCCGTACGCGTACGCGCCGAGGATCGCCAGACCCGCGCTGGTGCCGCCGATCGGCTTGCCCGCGCGCACGTGCGCGTCGAGCGCGCGCGCCAGCGGCGTGTCCTTCCAGTAGCGCACGTAGCGCGACTGGTCGCCGCCGGCGATGAAGATGCCGTCGGCGCGGCGGACGATGTCGAGCACCTGCGGGTCGCTGGCGGCGCGGCGGTCCTGGAACACCAGGGTCTGCGCGCCGGTGATGCCGCCGATGTCGTCGAAGAATTCGTTCTGCGCAT
Proteins encoded:
- a CDS encoding isoaspartyl peptidase/L-asparaginase family protein, whose amino-acid sequence is MALAPAAWAADAAKPAAPKPVLVIHGGAGVERAGLTEKDQKDARAALESALRAGHAALAAGKPALDAVGAAIVVLEDAPMFNAGRGAVFTHDGRNELDSALMDGASGRAGAVAGVHRVKNPIALARAVMEKSKHVMLVGDGAEVFAKEAGVTLVDPSYFRTEKRWQQLQKALKEEASGQAHADIETAKHFGTVGAVALDAQGRLAAGTSTGGMTNKRYGRVGDSPIIGAGTYADARCAVSGTGWGEYYIRAVAAHEICARMRYAGQSVREAAEGVIDRDIPAAGGDGGAIVLGANGEFALPFNTEGMYRGWIGADGVPHVALFKDEKLAEPAAR
- a CDS encoding cyanophycinase → MWSWSALRRKTLAGLWLAAGLASAGLNAHAQAPADGADPAQRDGYRYYEIGRIDAPRPQPTRAGLMLVGGGEWPREAFAWMVERAGHGRIVILRASGTVDAQNEFFDDIGGITGAQTLVFQDRRAASDPQVLDIVRRADGIFIAGGDQSRYVRYWKDTPLARALDAHVRAGKPIGGTSAGLAILGAYAYGAMDGGSVVSQTALEDPAGPKLTMVDDFLHLPYLHNVITDSHFGKRQRLGRLIAFLARLSNEHGRRDLVGLGVDEYTALCIDAHGEGSVFSGNGGKVWLVKPRQPATFAEGEPLSQRAVPVIGIGEGSALRMRDFKVERPAFVELYDVESGQLILREGPADGDAARDALRLPNLSYGADDEQLVAP